One genomic segment of Passer domesticus isolate bPasDom1 chromosome 21, bPasDom1.hap1, whole genome shotgun sequence includes these proteins:
- the NCLN gene encoding BOS complex subunit NCLN — MLEEAGEVLESVLKASCLPLSVLLFVPAVLLLLGPPPAAEAAHEFTVYRMQQYELGGQPYGTRSAVLNTEARTVEADVLSRRCVMMRLVDFSYEQYQKALRQSAGAVVIILPRSISSVPQDVVRQFMEIEPEMLAMETIVPVYFAVEDEELLSIYEQTRAASASQGSASAAEVLLHTATANGFQMVTSGAQSKAINDWLIPSVEGRLTGLGGEDLPTVVIVAHYDSFGVAPWLSHGADSNGSGISVLLELARLFSRLYTYRRTHAGYNLLFFASGGGKFNYQGTKRWLEDNLDHTDSSLLQDNVAFVLCLDTLGRGNSLHLHVSKPPKEGTLQHAFLRELETVVASQFPEVKFSMVHKKINLAEDMLAWEHERFAIRRLPAFTISHLESHRDSLRSSIMDRRARIDTKALTRNTQIIAEALTRVIYNLTEKGAPADMQIFTDQMEIQQEQLESVMDWLSSQPRAAQLIDKDSTFLNTLEYYMGRYLKDVKQHHVKADKRDPEFVFYDQLKQVMNAYRVKPAIFDLLLAVCIAAYLGVAYVAVQHFGLLYKMIQRLSLKTKQQ, encoded by the exons aTGCTGGAGGAGGCGGGCGAGGTGCTGGAGTCGGTGCTCAAGGCCTCGTGCCTCCCGCTCAGCGTCCTGCTCTTCGTGCCCGccgtgctcctgctgctggggccgccgcccgccgccgagGCGGCGCACGAGTTCACGGTGTACCGCATGCAGCAGTACGAGCTGGGCGGGCAGCCCTACG GCACCAGGAGCGCCGTGCTGAACACGGAGGCGCGCACGGTGGAAGCGGACGTGCTGAGCCGCCGCTGCGTCATGATGAGGCTGGTGGACTTCTCCTACGAGCAGTACCAGAAGGCCCTGCGCCAGTCAGCCGGGGCTGTGGTGATCATCCTGCCACGATCCATCTCCTCTGTCCCCCAGGATGTCGTGAGG CAATTCATGGAGATAGAGCCAGAAATGCTTGCTATGGAAACCATTGTGCCAGTCTACTTTGCAGTGGAAGATGAGGAGCTGCTGTCTATCTATGAACAAACACGGGCTGCTTCTGCATCACAGGGCTCTGCCTCAGCTGCAGAAG ttctgctgcacacagcaacTGCCAACGGCTTCCAGATGGTGACCAGTGGGGCTCAAAGCAAAGCTATCAATGACTGGCTCATCCCCAGTGTGGAG GGAAGGCTGACAGGGCTGGGTGGAGAAGACCTGCCCACTGTTGTGATAGTTGCCCACTATGATTCCTTTGGAGTGGCTCCA TGGCTGTCCCATGGGGCTGACTCCAATGGCAGTGGAatctcagtgctgctggaacTGGCCAGGCTGTTCTCTCGGCTCTACACCTACAGAAGGACCCATGCTgg GTACAACTTGCTGTTCTTTGCATCTGGAGGTGGCAAGTTTAATTATCAAGGAACTAAGCGGTGGCTGGAGGATAATTTGGACCACACTG ATTCCAGCCTTCTGCAGGACAATGTAGCATTTGTTCTCTGCCTTGACACTCTGGGCAGAGGCAATAGCCTTCATCTTCATGTCTCAAAGCCTCCCAAGGAGGGCACCTTGCAGCATGCATTTCTGAGAGAACTGGAGACG GTTGTCGCCAGCCAGTTCCCAGAGGTGAAGTTCTCCATGGTGCACAAGAAGATCAACCTGGCAGAGGACATGCTGGCGTGGGAGCACGAGCGCTTCGCCATCCGGCGCTTGCCGGCGTTCACCATCTCGCACCTGGAGAGCCACCGGGACAGCCTGCGCAGCAGCATCATGGACAGGAG gGCACGAATAGACACTAAAGCACTGACCAGGAATACTCAGATCATTGCTGAGGCTTTGACAAGGGTCATCTACAATCTAACAGAAAAG GGAGCACCTGCAGATATGCAGATCTTCACAGATCAGATG GAAATCCAGCAGGAGCAACTGGAGTCAGTGATGGACTGGCTGAGCAgtcagcccagggctgcccagctgATTGATAAGGACAGCACCTTCCTCAACACCTTAGAATATTATATGGGACGTTACCTGAAGGATGTCAAGCAGCACCACGTGAAGGCAGACAAACG GGACCCCGAGTTTGTTTTCTATGACCAGCTGAAGCAGGTGATGAATGCCTACAG GGTCAAGCCAGCAATCTTTgacctgctcctggctgtctgTATTGCAGCCTACCTTGGTGTTGCCTATGTTGCAGTGCAG